The genome window ACCGATGTTTATAAAATGCCTGATTTTTCTAATAAAACGGCTGAAACCCTTGGTACAAGCGGAACTGCAAATTCTGCAGTTAATCAAGAAGAATATAATAACTTAGATACTAATAGATACTATAAAGAGACTGCACAGCTAGATTTTTCCACTGCTAATTTTTCAAATGCTCAAATTGAAAAACAAAATCAAGACCTAGTACAACATGCAAAAGAATTTTTGACAGAAGAAGATAATAACCCTATTCCATTTGAACCAGAAACAATACGACTAATTAGTCTATGGGCAAATAATAATCCTAAAATCATTAAAAAAACTATTGGGATTATTCTAAATGCTAGACGAGATGTCCAAGAGTTACACAAAGATCATCATCTATTTTTTATCTTAGATCATGAACCAGAATTACAAACCAAGATCACACAAACCTTGCGTCGGTATTTTAATGCTTTGCGAAGCGACGATAAACAGATTAAAAATTACTAGAACTATTTATATATCACTATGAAAAATATGTTTGAAAATTACGGTAGTTCTAAACTACAACGTGAATACAAGCTTGAACACTCAACAAACCAGATAGCGAAGAATAATTTATCAATGGACTTAGGGACGGAGTATCTGAATTAATTAGAAATGCAAAAAATGTAAATAGTCGTTAAAAGCTATAAAAGGTGGATTATAGAATGAAGTTAGCCACCCAGTTGGTGGTAAATAAAAAACGCCATTCGGCGTGACATCAGGTATCATATTAAGTGAACCAAACCTATATGAAAGGATGTCCGTCAAATGACGCACTTAAATGATACCATGTCTACTAGTTTATTGACTACTCATAAAAAGAATGCTCATCTTACTAAAGAAGAACGTGTGATGATTGCGACTTTAAAGTCGCAAGGACTTTCCAATCGCGCAATTGGTCGCCAATTAGGAGTTAATCATCAAACAATTAATAACGAGCTCAACCGTGGTACGGTCCGCCAACTTCGTCGTCAAAAATCTAATGGT of Limosilactobacillus reuteri contains these proteins:
- a CDS encoding plasmid replication initiation protein — its product is MFFIFTNLELKELLNCSEHKVISIKKQLEEFGLLRQESVGFDPKQKKNLPNRLYLGQLHLTATDVYKMPDFSNKTAETLGTSGTANSAVNQEEYNNLDTNRYYKETAQLDFSTANFSNAQIEKQNQDLVQHAKEFLTEEDNNPIPFEPETIRLISLWANNNPKIIKKTIGIILNARRDVQELHKDHHLFFILDHEPELQTKITQTLRRYFNALRSDDKQIKNY